One region of Priestia megaterium genomic DNA includes:
- a CDS encoding homoserine dehydrogenase: protein MTKSISVGLLGLGTVGSGVVKIIENHQDKLSHQVGCPVEVKKVVVKDIDKKRDVEISEDRLTTNVEDVLHNAEIDVVIEVMGGVEETRDYILTALRNKKHVVTANKDLMAVYGSELLTVASENNCDLFYEASVAGGIPILRGLADGLASDRITKMMGIVNGTTNFILTKMTKEGSAYDEVLKEAQDLGYAEADPTSDVGGLDAARKMAILATLGFSMKIDLDDVRVQGITEVTEEDLQYSKQLGYTMKLIGYAHRDGDNVEVSVQPTLLADTHPLASVSDEYNAVYVYGEAVGETMFYGPGAGSLPTATAVVSDLVGVMKNMRLGVNGKSAVTPQYPKQLKAEDEMFSKHFLRIHVKDQVGAFAKLTTLFSERGVSFEKIIQLPVKGSELAEIVVVTHKTSQKDYEEILQQLRDLPIVENVKSSYRVEGVGTV, encoded by the coding sequence ATGACAAAAAGTATTTCAGTAGGATTATTAGGATTAGGAACGGTAGGAAGCGGAGTAGTCAAAATTATTGAAAATCATCAGGACAAATTAAGTCATCAAGTCGGGTGCCCAGTAGAAGTTAAAAAAGTAGTAGTTAAAGATATTGATAAGAAGCGTGACGTAGAAATTAGTGAAGATAGATTAACAACGAATGTTGAAGACGTTTTACATAACGCGGAGATTGACGTTGTCATTGAAGTAATGGGTGGAGTTGAAGAAACAAGGGATTATATCTTAACAGCCCTTCGTAATAAAAAGCATGTGGTAACGGCAAACAAAGATTTAATGGCAGTTTACGGCTCAGAATTGTTAACGGTAGCTTCTGAAAACAACTGTGATTTATTTTATGAAGCAAGTGTAGCAGGCGGTATTCCAATTCTTCGTGGATTAGCAGATGGGTTAGCATCTGATCGTATTACCAAAATGATGGGAATTGTCAATGGAACAACAAACTTCATTTTAACGAAAATGACAAAAGAAGGAAGCGCTTATGATGAAGTGTTAAAAGAAGCGCAGGATTTAGGATATGCTGAAGCTGATCCAACTTCTGACGTAGGTGGTTTAGATGCTGCTCGCAAAATGGCAATCTTGGCTACACTAGGGTTTTCAATGAAAATTGACTTGGACGATGTTCGTGTTCAAGGTATTACAGAAGTAACGGAAGAAGACTTGCAATATAGTAAACAATTAGGCTATACGATGAAACTGATTGGATATGCACATCGTGACGGCGACAATGTAGAAGTTAGTGTTCAGCCAACTCTTTTAGCAGATACACATCCCCTTGCTTCCGTAAGCGATGAGTACAATGCTGTGTATGTATACGGAGAAGCTGTTGGAGAAACGATGTTCTACGGACCGGGGGCAGGAAGCCTGCCAACTGCCACTGCTGTCGTATCCGATTTAGTAGGCGTTATGAAAAACATGCGTTTAGGTGTGAATGGTAAAAGTGCGGTAACACCTCAGTATCCAAAACAGTTAAAAGCAGAAGATGAAATGTTCTCAAAGCATTTCTTACGTATTCATGTTAAAGATCAAGTTGGCGCATTTGCAAAATTAACAACACTATTTTCAGAGCGTGGCGTGAGCTTCGAAAAAATTATCCAACTTCCTGTGAAAGGAAGCGAATTAGCTGAGATTGTTGTTGTTACACACAAAACATCTCAAAAAGATTATGAGGAAATCCTTCAGCAGCTTCGGGATTTACCAATTGTAGAAAATGTAAAAAGCAGTTACCGCGTAGAGGGAGTTGGCACAGTATGA
- a CDS encoding YhcN/YlaJ family sporulation lipoprotein, whose translation MVKKSILGIALITSILTIGCQNKNTAENENLSPNNPDAINVNEPNHYYNPNNNSGTNYGYVRYTKNTNEQSSNMNQVGTFNREEAADNISKLSTAIPNVKQAATLVTDKDVLVAYKTDAKNRNNAADQVKRTAMSVVPRYYHVYVSDNPKQMDQIENISEMNTQTNDARKRIDAVIQQMLKSPQGRKMNGGEDANGREKNELNEPMTDKDMVE comes from the coding sequence ATGGTGAAGAAATCTATTCTTGGAATCGCTTTGATAACAAGTATTTTAACCATTGGCTGTCAAAATAAAAACACAGCTGAAAATGAAAATTTATCACCAAACAACCCAGATGCCATTAATGTAAACGAGCCTAATCATTATTATAATCCAAATAATAATAGCGGCACAAATTATGGATATGTCCGATACACTAAAAACACAAATGAACAAAGTTCCAATATGAACCAAGTAGGAACATTTAACCGAGAGGAAGCAGCCGACAATATTAGTAAACTGAGCACCGCTATCCCAAATGTTAAACAAGCCGCTACGCTAGTAACGGATAAAGATGTGCTTGTTGCTTATAAAACAGATGCTAAAAACAGGAATAACGCAGCCGATCAGGTAAAACGTACAGCTATGTCTGTAGTCCCTCGTTATTATCATGTATACGTCTCAGATAATCCGAAACAGATGGACCAAATCGAAAATATCAGTGAAATGAATACACAAACAAATGATGCTAGAAAACGAATCGATGCTGTTATTCAACAAATGCTAAAATCTCCCCAAGGGCGTAAAATGAACGGCGGAGAAGATGCAAATGGAAGAGAGAAAAACGAATTGAATGAACCGATGACTGACAAAGATATGGTGGAATAG
- the yutH gene encoding spore coat putative kinase YutH, translated as MIQTIYEHYGLRPNEFMPVGKFEGFQYRDILYTIINVKQMEQDELNELYQMSQFLMGQGDRHVATFMPNLNGEMITETETEKFIICRCLAEEKNPNFSPGHELAVFHQKGRLFPYEVEKANRLGQWKSMWEKRLDQMEQFWYGRLRALPNQEMEKRFLETFPYYLGLTENAIQYLVDTEIDDLPRSVDAATICHHRFGQKTWGEDHVYKLPADWVFDHPSRDIAEYIREQYLLTYAVDERHMHQFLSEYEKVNPLSSFSWRLLYARLLFPVHYFEVIEGYYSVQDEREKQKYYEKLEGVLAHSSHYEAFLKRFYQSVGISTSRYHIPELTWIH; from the coding sequence ATGATACAAACCATTTATGAGCATTACGGATTACGTCCAAATGAATTTATGCCCGTTGGTAAATTTGAAGGTTTTCAGTATCGAGATATTTTATATACAATCATTAATGTAAAGCAAATGGAACAAGACGAGTTAAATGAACTATATCAAATGAGTCAATTTCTGATGGGCCAAGGTGATCGCCATGTGGCAACATTTATGCCTAATTTAAATGGAGAAATGATTACAGAAACTGAAACTGAAAAATTTATCATTTGCCGCTGTCTTGCGGAAGAGAAAAACCCCAATTTTTCACCTGGGCACGAGCTAGCTGTTTTTCATCAAAAAGGGAGGCTGTTTCCTTATGAAGTGGAAAAAGCAAACCGGCTAGGGCAATGGAAGTCCATGTGGGAGAAGCGTCTCGACCAGATGGAGCAATTTTGGTATGGAAGATTACGTGCTTTACCTAATCAAGAGATGGAAAAACGTTTTTTAGAAACTTTTCCTTATTACCTAGGATTAACGGAAAATGCTATTCAATACCTAGTAGACACGGAAATTGACGATTTGCCCCGGTCAGTTGACGCTGCGACGATTTGTCATCATCGGTTCGGCCAAAAAACATGGGGGGAAGACCACGTTTACAAGCTCCCGGCAGACTGGGTTTTCGATCACCCTAGCAGAGATATAGCTGAATATATAAGGGAACAATATTTATTAACATACGCTGTCGATGAAAGGCACATGCATCAGTTTTTAAGTGAATACGAAAAGGTAAATCCACTTTCTTCTTTTTCATGGAGACTGTTATATGCTAGACTTCTTTTTCCCGTTCATTATTTTGAGGTCATTGAAGGATACTACAGTGTACAAGATGAGCGGGAAAAACAAAAGTATTATGAGAAGCTTGAGGGAGTCTTAGCTCATTCTTCTCACTACGAAGCTTTTCTGAAGCGCTTTTACCAGTCGGTAGGCATTTCAACGTCTCGTTATCACATTCCTGAATTAACATGGATTCATTAA
- a CDS encoding MetS family NSS transporter small subunit, with translation MDGSSITMLVVGMVIIWGGLAASIAHAVKKAKESKPSG, from the coding sequence ATGGATGGAAGTTCAATTACAATGCTGGTTGTAGGGATGGTCATCATATGGGGCGGCTTGGCCGCGAGTATTGCTCATGCTGTGAAAAAAGCAAAAGAAAGTAAACCATCAGGATAA
- a CDS encoding DUF3055 domain-containing protein, which produces MSERFYLYDDVVSTKTRFVSFMGENQRFDLAIIQTDRYYGKQVVLDIQGGRFAIIGQDDLEEPHYLEEVFKLNSEDGQELREFLYEII; this is translated from the coding sequence ATGAGCGAACGCTTTTATCTATATGACGATGTCGTCTCTACAAAGACCCGGTTTGTCAGCTTTATGGGCGAAAATCAACGATTTGATTTAGCTATTATCCAAACCGACCGTTATTATGGCAAACAAGTTGTTCTTGATATTCAAGGAGGACGCTTTGCCATTATTGGACAAGATGACCTTGAAGAACCCCACTATCTTGAAGAAGTATTTAAACTAAACAGCGAAGATGGTCAGGAACTTCGCGAATTTTTATATGAAATCATCTAA
- the yunB gene encoding sporulation protein YunB — protein sequence MVKLRRKLTRKGPLPFRYVLLLTFLFFMLSTGVGLWLINRGIEPTLMKYAEAQTKEIATLVINKAVNKQVLDQLDVDVIKVESTPNGQVAKIDTALVNRVRAQTTSFVQANLKEAEKGNLDALELPTDIRIEKNEKLRNQGIVYQVPLGQATNNALLGNLGPLIPVKFHAIGDVQTDVVRKIEEYGINNAFLEVSIKVKVNMQIIIPFATKKTTVTATIPVGGTVIPGNVPDYFNGGNSSSPAIELPKKN from the coding sequence TTGGTTAAACTTCGTCGGAAATTAACAAGAAAAGGCCCGCTTCCTTTTCGTTACGTTCTGTTGCTCACCTTTCTTTTTTTTATGCTTTCCACAGGGGTAGGATTATGGCTAATTAATAGAGGGATTGAACCAACGTTGATGAAATATGCTGAAGCACAAACAAAAGAGATTGCAACTTTAGTTATTAATAAAGCGGTGAATAAACAGGTACTGGATCAGCTCGACGTAGATGTTATTAAAGTGGAATCTACACCTAACGGTCAAGTAGCCAAAATTGACACAGCGCTTGTGAACCGAGTTAGAGCTCAAACTACGTCATTTGTCCAGGCTAACTTAAAAGAAGCAGAGAAAGGGAATTTAGATGCACTTGAACTTCCAACAGATATTCGTATTGAAAAAAATGAAAAGTTGCGGAATCAAGGAATTGTCTACCAAGTTCCGCTTGGGCAAGCGACTAATAATGCGCTGCTTGGAAATCTGGGTCCGCTGATTCCGGTTAAATTTCATGCTATTGGTGACGTTCAAACAGACGTAGTGCGAAAAATCGAGGAGTATGGAATAAATAATGCGTTTCTTGAAGTATCTATCAAAGTGAAAGTAAACATGCAAATCATTATCCCATTTGCAACTAAAAAAACAACCGTTACGGCTACAATCCCAGTCGGAGGCACCGTTATTCCTGGAAATGTTCCTGACTATTTTAACGGTGGAAACTCGTCTTCTCCGGCGATTGAACTTCCGAAGAAAAATTAA
- a CDS encoding TIGR01457 family HAD-type hydrolase, with protein MKEYKGYLIDLDGTMYKGTELIAEARDFVIKLKEKGIPYLFVTNNSTKTPDKVAEKLEAFGIPATEEQVFTTSQATANYLHERKANASAYVIGGEGIRHALLEKGFTIEEEDTDFVVVGLDQEITYEKLAKACLNVRNGAFFVSTNGDIAIPTERGLLPGNGSITSVITVSTQTNPVFIGKPESIIMEQALEVIGTPKEETIMIGDYYDTDILAGMNAGLDTLLVHTGVTTRELLEGYEKKPTYTVDSLKEWMERI; from the coding sequence ATGAAGGAATATAAAGGATATTTGATTGATTTAGATGGAACCATGTACAAAGGAACAGAGCTAATTGCCGAGGCGCGTGATTTTGTTATTAAATTAAAGGAAAAAGGAATTCCTTATTTATTTGTAACAAACAACTCAACAAAAACGCCCGATAAAGTAGCTGAAAAGCTAGAGGCATTTGGCATTCCTGCAACAGAAGAGCAAGTTTTTACAACGAGCCAGGCAACAGCTAATTATTTGCATGAACGCAAAGCAAACGCTTCAGCTTATGTAATTGGTGGAGAAGGAATCCGACATGCGTTGCTTGAAAAAGGATTTACCATTGAAGAGGAAGATACGGATTTCGTAGTTGTTGGTTTGGATCAGGAAATTACATATGAAAAATTAGCAAAAGCATGTTTAAACGTTCGAAACGGCGCCTTTTTTGTTTCGACGAACGGAGATATTGCGATTCCTACTGAAAGAGGCTTACTGCCTGGTAATGGATCTATCACGTCCGTTATTACTGTTTCTACTCAAACAAATCCAGTATTTATTGGTAAACCAGAAAGTATTATTATGGAGCAAGCCCTTGAAGTCATCGGTACGCCAAAAGAAGAAACAATCATGATTGGTGATTACTATGATACAGATATTTTAGCAGGGATGAATGCAGGCTTAGATACATTATTAGTCCATACAGGGGTAACAACAAGAGAGTTACTAGAAGGATATGAGAAAAAGCCAACTTATACGGTAGATTCACTAAAAGAGTGGATGGAGCGAATTTAA
- a CDS encoding YutD family protein, which yields MVCINNICYEVLKDEREAFNEEAFRGRFIDVLSRYDYIVGDWGYNQLRLRGFFDDRNQKATYDTKISTLQDYLHEYCNFGCAYFVLKKVHK from the coding sequence ATGGTCTGTATCAATAATATTTGTTATGAAGTATTAAAAGATGAGCGCGAGGCATTTAATGAAGAGGCGTTTAGAGGTCGCTTTATTGACGTGCTGAGCCGCTATGACTATATTGTGGGAGATTGGGGATACAATCAGCTTCGACTGCGAGGCTTTTTTGATGATCGTAACCAGAAGGCAACGTACGATACGAAGATTAGTACGCTTCAAGACTATTTACATGAATATTGTAATTTTGGCTGTGCGTATTTTGTCTTAAAAAAAGTCCATAAGTAA
- a CDS encoding DUF86 domain-containing protein produces MYFVDREKIEATLVFFDEHVRLFAEHSSWNTEIEKKALERIVHLLIENVLDVGNAMIDGFIMRDPGSYDDIIDILVDEKVVKKEEETPLKEIVQLRKSLVQEYVDVNHQDIYQKVMQHKDVLAAFSERVRTYLETELGPVSAFRN; encoded by the coding sequence ATGTACTTTGTAGATCGTGAAAAAATAGAAGCCACGCTTGTTTTTTTTGATGAACACGTTCGTTTGTTTGCTGAGCATTCGAGCTGGAACACAGAAATAGAGAAAAAGGCATTAGAGAGAATTGTACATCTTTTAATTGAAAACGTTTTAGATGTAGGAAATGCAATGATTGATGGTTTTATTATGAGAGACCCAGGCAGTTACGATGATATCATTGACATTTTAGTTGATGAGAAAGTGGTTAAAAAAGAGGAAGAAACACCATTAAAAGAGATTGTTCAATTGCGTAAAAGCCTTGTTCAAGAATATGTGGATGTTAATCATCAGGATATTTATCAAAAAGTGATGCAGCATAAAGACGTACTGGCAGCATTTTCAGAGCGCGTAAGGACATATCTAGAGACAGAGTTAGGACCTGTGTCTGCTTTTCGTAACTAA
- a CDS encoding 2-hydroxyacid dehydrogenase, whose product MDKPFVFITRKIPNELIEPLKAVANVEMWDKEDEAVPHELLCEKAKHAHALLTMLSDRIDSELLTQAPHLKLVANLAVGFDNIDIEAATERGVIVSNTPDVLSDTTADLTFGLLMSVARRLVEAAEYVKENQWKSWSPFLLAGRDVHHKTLGIVGMGKIGETLAKRATGFDMEILYHNRSRNLQAEQKLDAVYCELNELLERSDFIVCLTPLTDETKHLFNAEAFKQMKTTAIFINASRGAVVDEQALLNAIQSGEIAGAGLDVFDQEPISASHPLLQLPNVVALPHIGSASIETRTEMISLCVKNIKAVLTKESPITIVNKEAFAKKS is encoded by the coding sequence ATGGACAAGCCGTTTGTATTTATTACGAGAAAAATACCGAATGAATTAATTGAACCTTTAAAGGCAGTAGCGAATGTGGAAATGTGGGATAAAGAAGATGAGGCAGTCCCTCATGAGCTGCTTTGTGAAAAAGCTAAGCACGCACATGCTCTATTAACAATGCTTTCAGACCGTATTGACAGTGAATTGCTTACGCAAGCTCCTCATTTAAAGCTTGTAGCTAACTTAGCGGTCGGATTCGATAATATTGACATAGAAGCGGCAACTGAACGCGGAGTTATCGTTTCTAATACACCCGATGTTTTATCTGATACAACAGCGGATTTAACGTTTGGTTTGTTAATGAGTGTAGCTAGACGTTTAGTAGAAGCTGCTGAATACGTGAAAGAAAATCAGTGGAAAAGCTGGAGCCCATTTTTGTTAGCGGGTAGAGATGTTCATCATAAAACATTAGGTATTGTTGGAATGGGGAAAATTGGAGAGACGCTTGCGAAACGTGCTACAGGTTTTGATATGGAAATCTTGTATCACAATCGGAGCCGCAACCTCCAAGCAGAACAAAAGCTCGATGCAGTTTACTGTGAGTTAAATGAGCTGCTTGAGCGATCTGATTTTATTGTTTGTTTGACACCGTTAACGGACGAAACCAAACATTTATTTAATGCTGAAGCATTTAAACAGATGAAAACAACTGCGATTTTTATTAATGCTTCAAGAGGAGCAGTGGTTGATGAGCAAGCATTGTTAAATGCGATTCAATCAGGTGAAATTGCCGGAGCTGGCTTGGATGTATTCGATCAAGAGCCTATTTCTGCTTCTCACCCTCTTCTTCAATTGCCTAATGTTGTAGCGCTTCCTCACATCGGCAGTGCGAGTATCGAAACGCGCACGGAAATGATTTCTTTATGCGTAAAAAACATTAAAGCAGTGCTCACAAAAGAGTCTCCTATTACAATTGTAAATAAAGAAGCGTTTGCGAAAAAATCATAA
- a CDS encoding M23 family metallopeptidase has translation MRKTIILLFMFMSIFTGWHHVTAESSADQEKMLIQKRLELYNQMEAATTIPWYYFAGIDQYERNIRRSHKDIPREKGAIAIYYPPEKWSGSLNPNLEDTNPLTISLLGGMGKDGNGDKKADQFNDEDMLFTMADYIRTFGVSEDYIKIALWNYYHRAKAVDIILGNAKIFRHYGRIDLKGSSFPVPLRANYSYRSTWGDARGWGGKRIHEGTDIFADYGVPVKSPCYGIIELKGWNKYGGWRIGIRDLHNNYHYLAHLSGFAKNLKVGQIVEPGTLIGGVGSSGYGPPGTSGKFPPHLHYGMYKDNGKNEWSFDPYPQLRTWERNDRLELKKK, from the coding sequence ATGCGCAAAACGATTATCTTACTTTTTATGTTCATGTCTATATTCACAGGATGGCACCACGTAACAGCTGAATCTTCAGCAGATCAAGAAAAAATGCTTATTCAAAAGAGATTAGAGCTGTATAACCAAATGGAAGCCGCTACTACAATTCCTTGGTATTACTTTGCTGGGATTGACCAGTATGAACGAAATATTCGACGCTCTCATAAAGATATTCCAAGAGAAAAAGGTGCGATCGCCATTTATTATCCTCCAGAAAAATGGTCAGGTTCTTTAAATCCAAATTTGGAAGATACAAACCCACTTACTATTTCTCTTCTCGGGGGAATGGGTAAAGATGGGAACGGAGACAAAAAAGCAGACCAATTTAATGATGAAGATATGCTTTTTACCATGGCAGACTATATTCGGACGTTCGGGGTGTCCGAAGACTATATTAAAATTGCGCTTTGGAACTATTATCACCGGGCTAAAGCGGTTGATATTATTTTAGGGAATGCTAAAATTTTTCGCCATTACGGTCGCATTGATTTAAAAGGTTCTTCATTTCCTGTCCCTCTCCGTGCGAACTACAGTTATCGCAGTACATGGGGAGATGCGCGCGGCTGGGGTGGAAAACGAATCCATGAAGGAACAGACATTTTTGCAGATTATGGAGTTCCAGTAAAATCCCCTTGCTATGGCATTATTGAGCTTAAAGGATGGAATAAATATGGAGGCTGGCGAATCGGTATTCGTGACCTTCATAATAACTATCACTATTTAGCTCATTTAAGCGGATTTGCAAAAAATTTAAAAGTAGGACAAATTGTAGAACCAGGAACACTTATTGGCGGAGTAGGAAGTTCAGGTTATGGACCTCCTGGAACTTCTGGGAAATTCCCTCCTCACTTGCATTACGGAATGTATAAAGATAACGGCAAAAATGAGTGGTCGTTTGACCCATATCCTCAGTTAAGAACGTGGGAAAGAAATGATCGTTTAGAACTAAAGAAAAAATAA
- a CDS encoding sodium-dependent transporter codes for MENRPQWGSRAGFILAAAGSAIGLGNIWRFPATAYENGGGAFFLPYLFALLTAGIPILIMEFAIGHKYKGSSPLSLARLSPKAEWLGWWQVAISFFISVYYSVIIAWAMSYFIFSFKLSWGKDTEAFLYGDYLKLAEAPGQTGSIVLHVLIPLVLVWIVTLGVLLKGIKKGIEAANKIFLPTLIVLFLIIVIRAVTLDGAMEGLHAFFKPNWSAIGDGKVWIAAYGQIFFSLSVGFAIMITYSSYLPKKSDLTNNAFITGFGNSAFELLAGIGVFSALGFMATQQGIPIDKVVQGGVGLAFVVFPQIINEFPAFKQLFGMLFFASLTLAGLTSLISIIETFVAGIQDKFTISRTKSVLIGGGIASICSLLFATQGGLYFLDVVDYFINNFGVALAGLVEVVLVAWVFKKLSSLQQHANEVSDIRIGSWWKICLGVVTPLVLGYMMFDNFRKNISENYEQYATTFVGPFGWGVAALAVILGIAFSFARWKDGATRLSVKEKGVSK; via the coding sequence GTGGAAAATAGGCCGCAGTGGGGATCAAGAGCAGGGTTTATTTTAGCAGCAGCAGGTTCAGCAATTGGACTAGGGAATATATGGAGGTTTCCAGCTACTGCATATGAAAACGGAGGAGGAGCATTTTTTCTTCCCTATTTATTTGCTTTGTTGACGGCAGGGATTCCTATTTTAATCATGGAGTTTGCTATAGGTCATAAATATAAAGGTTCTTCTCCTTTATCATTAGCGAGACTAAGTCCAAAGGCTGAGTGGCTAGGCTGGTGGCAAGTAGCTATTTCCTTTTTTATTTCAGTTTACTATTCCGTTATTATCGCATGGGCGATGTCGTATTTTATCTTTTCATTTAAGTTAAGCTGGGGAAAGGATACGGAAGCGTTTTTATATGGAGATTACTTAAAGTTAGCCGAAGCACCAGGACAAACAGGAAGCATCGTATTACATGTTTTAATTCCGCTTGTACTTGTATGGATTGTGACGTTAGGTGTGTTATTAAAAGGAATCAAAAAAGGAATTGAAGCGGCAAATAAAATCTTTTTACCAACACTAATTGTTCTATTTTTAATCATTGTCATTCGAGCAGTAACATTGGACGGAGCAATGGAAGGTCTGCACGCTTTTTTTAAACCAAACTGGAGCGCAATTGGAGATGGAAAGGTTTGGATCGCAGCATATGGTCAAATTTTCTTTAGTTTATCTGTTGGTTTTGCTATTATGATCACTTATTCCAGTTACCTTCCAAAGAAATCTGATTTAACTAATAATGCGTTTATTACTGGATTCGGTAATTCCGCTTTTGAATTACTAGCAGGAATCGGTGTGTTTAGCGCACTTGGTTTTATGGCCACTCAGCAAGGTATCCCAATCGATAAGGTGGTTCAGGGAGGGGTAGGACTAGCCTTTGTTGTTTTCCCGCAAATTATTAATGAATTTCCAGCCTTTAAACAGCTGTTTGGCATGTTATTCTTTGCTTCCTTAACATTAGCAGGATTAACGTCACTTATTTCAATTATTGAAACATTTGTAGCAGGCATTCAAGATAAATTTACTATCTCACGTACAAAATCCGTATTAATAGGCGGAGGAATCGCTTCAATTTGCTCCCTATTATTTGCAACACAGGGCGGACTTTATTTCTTAGATGTGGTCGATTATTTCATTAATAACTTTGGAGTTGCTTTAGCAGGCTTAGTAGAAGTTGTATTAGTTGCTTGGGTATTTAAAAAGCTGAGCAGCCTTCAGCAGCATGCAAACGAAGTTTCTGATATTCGAATCGGTTCATGGTGGAAGATATGTTTAGGAGTAGTTACACCGCTTGTACTTGGGTATATGATGTTTGATAACTTCCGAAAAAATATTTCAGAAAATTACGAGCAGTATGCAACGACTTTTGTAGGTCCTTTTGGTTGGGGCGTGGCAGCTCTGGCTGTTATTTTAGGAATTGCTTTTTCTTTTGCACGATGGAAAGATGGGGCGACTCGTTTGTCAGTTAAAGAGAAGGGGGTTTCTAAATAA
- the lipA gene encoding lipoyl synthase — protein sequence MATKEEHVRKPEWLKIKLNTNENYTGLKKMMREKNLHTVCEEARCPNIHECWAVRRTATFMILGEVCTRACRFCAVKTGLPTELDLEEPERVADSVQLMNLKHAVITVVARDDLKDGGASVLAETIRAIRRKNPFTTIEVLPSDMGGVEENLRIVMDARPDILNHNIETVRSLTPRVRARAKYERSLEFLRRAKEMQPDIPTKSSIMLGLGETKEEIIETMDDLRANNVDIMTLGQYLQPTKKHIKVQKYYHPNEFEELKEIALSKGFSHVEAGPLVRSSYHADEQVNAAAKNKAQESK from the coding sequence ATGGCAACAAAAGAAGAGCATGTCCGCAAACCCGAGTGGCTGAAGATTAAGCTAAACACAAACGAAAATTACACAGGCTTAAAGAAAATGATGCGTGAAAAAAACCTTCATACAGTTTGTGAAGAAGCAAGATGTCCAAATATTCATGAGTGTTGGGCTGTTCGTCGTACGGCAACTTTTATGATTTTAGGAGAAGTATGTACACGTGCCTGTCGTTTTTGCGCGGTTAAGACAGGTTTACCAACAGAATTAGATTTAGAAGAGCCAGAACGCGTAGCAGATTCTGTTCAGCTAATGAACTTAAAACATGCGGTTATCACAGTAGTAGCTCGCGATGATTTAAAAGACGGAGGAGCAAGCGTATTAGCTGAAACAATTCGTGCGATTCGTCGTAAAAATCCATTCACAACAATTGAAGTATTGCCTTCTGATATGGGCGGTGTGGAAGAGAACTTACGTATTGTAATGGACGCACGTCCTGATATTTTAAACCATAATATTGAAACAGTACGCAGCCTTACGCCTCGTGTTCGTGCTCGTGCTAAATATGAGCGTTCTCTTGAGTTCCTTCGCCGTGCAAAAGAAATGCAGCCGGATATCCCTACAAAATCAAGTATCATGCTTGGTCTAGGAGAAACAAAAGAAGAAATTATTGAAACGATGGATGATTTGCGTGCGAACAATGTAGATATTATGACGCTAGGCCAATATCTACAGCCAACTAAAAAGCACATAAAAGTTCAGAAATATTACCATCCAAATGAGTTTGAAGAGCTAAAAGAAATTGCATTATCAAAAGGATTCAGCCATGTCGAAGCAGGTCCTCTTGTACGTTCTTCTTACCATGCAGATGAGCAAGTTAACGCTGCTGCCAAAAACAAAGCACAAGAAAGCAAATAA
- a CDS encoding phosphatidylglycerophosphatase A family protein, whose amino-acid sequence MEKKHTQSELEKKAREWLIERGVALTDIAELVYYLQKKYHPNLTIEDCLYNVERVISKREVQNAILTGIQLDVLTEKKVIEPPLLDILEKDEGLYGIDEILALSIVNVYGSIGFTNYGYIDKQKPGILERLNDKSTGECHTFLDDLVGAIAAAASSRLAHRAASQE is encoded by the coding sequence TTGGAGAAAAAACATACACAAAGTGAATTAGAAAAAAAAGCAAGAGAATGGTTAATAGAACGCGGCGTGGCTCTTACAGACATTGCTGAACTGGTCTATTACTTGCAAAAAAAGTATCACCCAAACTTAACAATCGAAGACTGTTTATATAACGTTGAGCGCGTCATTTCTAAACGAGAAGTTCAAAATGCTATTTTAACGGGTATTCAACTAGATGTCCTCACGGAAAAAAAAGTGATTGAGCCGCCTCTGTTGGATATTCTTGAGAAAGATGAAGGTTTATATGGTATCGACGAAATTTTAGCATTATCGATTGTAAATGTGTACGGATCAATCGGCTTTACCAATTACGGGTATATTGATAAACAAAAGCCGGGTATTTTAGAAAGATTAAACGATAAATCTACTGGAGAGTGCCACACTTTCTTAGATGATTTAGTAGGCGCAATTGCTGCCGCTGCTTCTAGCCGGTTAGCGCATCGGGCTGCCAGTCAAGAATAG